From Mycobacterium lacus, one genomic window encodes:
- a CDS encoding DUF6188 family protein: MTEEKIAGQWLEGCAVQRIMFRDGLVLNFEDYNELVISVPIRLTLPAIASSPAEVVAIDPNAPADHERPLFDFAGATCTGVVWYDSGDLHLEFSDGHQIDVRPDERVTSWELYGKYHGYAACLPHGKLRVVRHDVAEANGDR, translated from the coding sequence ATGACCGAAGAGAAAATAGCCGGGCAGTGGCTTGAGGGCTGTGCGGTTCAGCGGATCATGTTCCGCGACGGTCTGGTGCTGAACTTTGAGGATTACAACGAACTGGTCATCTCGGTACCAATACGCCTGACCCTGCCGGCCATCGCATCCTCGCCCGCAGAGGTGGTCGCCATCGACCCCAACGCCCCGGCCGATCACGAACGTCCACTCTTCGATTTCGCCGGGGCAACCTGCACGGGTGTTGTCTGGTATGACTCCGGAGATCTCCACCTCGAGTTCTCCGACGGTCACCAGATCGACGTGCGCCCCGACGAGCGCGTCACCTCATGGGAGCTCTATGGCAAATACCACGGATACGCCGCCTGCCTGCCGCACGGCAAGTTGCGGGTTGTGCGCCACGACGTAGCCGAAGCCAACGGCGACCGGTGA
- a CDS encoding YceI family protein: MTTLETLLNDPDAAGAWNLVPDRSAITFRIKNMWGLLTVKGRFTEFSGRGELRTDGSVAGHLEIGVASLRTGIGLRDKHLRSVDFFDAQRFPQIRVVVTELHPATGNHADLRANFTIKGITDPVPLPVTVTEFGDGSVRISGEAHIDRTQFGLGWNRLGMIDATATASAEAVFARASQ, translated from the coding sequence ATGACGACCCTGGAAACGCTCCTGAACGACCCCGACGCCGCCGGCGCATGGAATCTGGTCCCGGATCGCTCGGCCATCACCTTCAGGATCAAAAACATGTGGGGCCTGCTCACCGTCAAAGGCAGGTTCACCGAATTCAGTGGCCGCGGTGAGTTGCGCACTGACGGCTCGGTCGCGGGACACCTCGAAATCGGCGTCGCCTCGCTGCGCACCGGAATCGGCCTGCGCGACAAGCACCTGCGCTCGGTTGACTTTTTCGATGCCCAACGCTTCCCCCAGATCCGCGTCGTGGTCACCGAACTGCACCCGGCCACGGGCAACCACGCCGACCTGCGGGCGAACTTCACCATCAAAGGCATCACCGATCCGGTTCCGTTGCCCGTCACAGTCACCGAGTTCGGCGACGGCTCAGTGCGGATATCCGGCGAGGCCCACATCGACCGGACCCAGTTCGGCCTGGGCTGGAACCGGCTCGGCATGATCGATGCGACCGCGACCGCATCGGCGGAGGCGGTCTTCGCGCGGGCGTCGCAGTAA
- a CDS encoding DUF6285 domain-containing protein: MTGGYGRPTAAELVAAVAEFLAGDVRRATSGQVNFHARVAANALRIVERELRAPGDADVRAALTGLGYADEAALAAAIRSGELDARADEVVACLRTLVRHRLAVAHPGYASE, from the coding sequence ATGACCGGCGGCTACGGCCGCCCGACCGCTGCCGAACTCGTGGCCGCGGTCGCGGAATTCCTAGCAGGCGATGTCCGGCGGGCGACCAGTGGGCAGGTCAACTTCCACGCCAGAGTCGCCGCCAACGCGCTGCGCATCGTCGAACGAGAACTGCGGGCCCCCGGCGACGCCGACGTCCGCGCGGCCCTGACGGGCCTCGGGTACGCCGACGAGGCCGCGCTCGCCGCCGCGATCCGGTCGGGCGAACTGGACGCCCGCGCCGACGAGGTCGTCGCCTGCCTGCGGACACTGGTGAGACATCGGTTGGCCGTTGCCCACCCCGGGTACGCCAGCGAATAG
- a CDS encoding phosphotransferase family protein, which translates to MTQLSDGLAAVLRPILGAEVAVDNLRALTGGASRSTWAFDAATDSGRRSLILRIGPPDDVHAGMELEARVQAAAAAAGAPVPHILAADDSVASLGNPFLICEEVRGETIVRRIQRQLDETGRRRLLLHCAQALAAIHRADSGSLGLAREDPLVQWRARLDAMGDTTATFEWAFRWLVAHRPAPSPEVLVHGDYRMGNLVVDGCDLAAVLDWELVHVGAAYEDLAWFCVRAWRFGAPAGQGAGGLGSVEDFLRAYEEASAATIDRDVFRWWLVLATLRWGVICRYQAERHLSGQARSVELATIGRRVCENEWDLLDLLEGDAL; encoded by the coding sequence GTGACCCAACTATCCGACGGCCTGGCCGCGGTGTTGCGCCCAATCCTGGGCGCCGAGGTAGCCGTCGACAATCTACGCGCGCTCACCGGCGGAGCCAGCCGCAGCACATGGGCGTTCGACGCCGCCACGGACTCCGGACGCCGGTCGCTGATCCTGCGCATCGGGCCGCCCGATGACGTGCACGCCGGCATGGAGCTGGAAGCTCGCGTCCAGGCGGCGGCGGCGGCCGCCGGGGCGCCGGTGCCGCACATCCTGGCCGCCGACGATTCGGTTGCGTCGCTGGGCAATCCGTTTCTGATCTGCGAAGAGGTCAGGGGCGAAACCATCGTCCGGCGCATCCAGCGTCAACTCGACGAGACCGGCCGGCGGCGGCTGCTGCTCCACTGCGCGCAAGCGCTGGCCGCCATTCACCGGGCCGATTCGGGCTCACTCGGCCTGGCCCGCGAGGACCCACTCGTGCAGTGGCGTGCACGACTCGATGCCATGGGCGACACCACAGCCACCTTCGAATGGGCGTTCCGCTGGCTCGTGGCCCACCGTCCCGCGCCGTCGCCTGAGGTTCTGGTGCACGGCGACTACCGGATGGGAAACCTCGTCGTCGACGGTTGCGACCTTGCCGCCGTGCTGGATTGGGAGCTGGTGCACGTCGGGGCGGCATACGAGGACCTGGCCTGGTTCTGCGTGCGTGCCTGGCGGTTCGGTGCGCCGGCCGGCCAAGGGGCCGGCGGCCTGGGTAGTGTCGAGGACTTCCTGCGGGCCTACGAGGAGGCCAGCGCGGCGACCATCGATCGAGACGTGTTTCGCTGGTGGCTGGTGCTGGCCACGCTGCGCTGGGGAGTCATTTGCCGCTACCAGGCGGAGCGGCACCTGAGCGGGCAGGCTCGCTCGGTGGAGTTGGCGACGATCGGGCGCCGGGTCTGCGAGAACGAGTGGGATCTGCTCGACCTGCTCGAGGGGGATGCATTATGA
- a CDS encoding acyl-CoA dehydrogenase family protein, whose translation MDFALPEHLPDLLAQMDEFIESEIKPLERRHMQYFDHRRENARTDWDHGGIPRPEWEDLLAEMRRRADRAGWLRYGLPSRFGGRDGTNVDMAVIREHLAHKGLGLHNDLQNESSIVGNFPQVIMLDRFGTDAQRKEWTEALITGERSMAFGLTEPNHGSDATWLQTRAEQDGDGWVINGAKRFNTGVHRATHDLVFARTSGEPGQARGITAFLVPTDAPGFTVPYYWWTFNMPTDHGEVELNDVRVPADAVLGEVDHGLDVGQTFLHENRIRQAASSLGAAQYCIDRAVAYANERVVFGKPLSVNQAVQWPLVELQTEAQMVRLLVYYAASQLDHNHHVEVSDKVTTAISQANYRANRLVCEAADRAMQVFGGVGYSRHEPFEHIYRHHRRYRITEGAEEIQIRRVAQRLFQFGKK comes from the coding sequence GTGGATTTCGCTCTGCCAGAACATCTTCCGGACCTGCTCGCCCAGATGGACGAATTTATCGAGTCCGAGATCAAACCGCTGGAGCGCCGGCACATGCAGTATTTCGACCATCGCCGTGAGAATGCCCGCACCGACTGGGACCACGGCGGCATCCCGCGGCCAGAGTGGGAGGACCTGCTGGCCGAGATGCGCAGGCGCGCCGACAGGGCCGGATGGCTGCGCTACGGCCTGCCGTCACGGTTCGGTGGCCGCGACGGCACCAACGTCGACATGGCCGTGATCCGAGAACACCTGGCGCACAAAGGGCTCGGGCTGCACAACGACCTGCAGAACGAGTCCTCCATCGTCGGCAACTTCCCGCAGGTCATCATGCTGGACCGGTTCGGCACCGACGCCCAGCGGAAGGAGTGGACCGAGGCCCTGATCACCGGGGAGCGGTCGATGGCGTTCGGGCTGACCGAGCCCAACCATGGGTCGGATGCCACCTGGCTGCAGACCCGCGCCGAGCAAGACGGCGACGGCTGGGTGATCAACGGCGCCAAGCGGTTCAACACCGGCGTCCATCGCGCCACCCACGACCTGGTGTTCGCCCGCACCTCGGGCGAGCCGGGCCAGGCCCGGGGCATTACCGCGTTCCTGGTGCCGACCGACGCCCCCGGCTTCACGGTGCCCTACTACTGGTGGACGTTCAACATGCCGACCGACCACGGCGAGGTCGAGCTCAACGACGTCCGGGTGCCGGCCGACGCTGTGCTCGGCGAGGTCGACCACGGCCTGGACGTCGGACAGACCTTCCTGCACGAGAACAGGATTCGCCAGGCGGCCAGCAGCCTCGGCGCCGCGCAGTACTGCATCGACCGGGCCGTGGCGTACGCCAACGAGCGCGTGGTGTTCGGCAAGCCGCTGTCGGTGAACCAGGCCGTCCAGTGGCCGTTGGTCGAGCTGCAGACCGAGGCGCAGATGGTGCGCCTGCTGGTGTACTACGCGGCCTCGCAGCTGGACCACAACCATCACGTGGAGGTGTCCGACAAGGTCACAACGGCCATTTCCCAGGCCAACTACCGCGCCAACCGGCTGGTGTGCGAGGCCGCCGATCGCGCCATGCAGGTGTTCGGCGGCGTCGGCTACAGCCGTCACGAGCCGTTCGAGCACATCTACCGCCATCACCGCAGGTACCGGATCACCGAGGGCGCCGAAGAGATTCAGATTCGCCGGGTTGCCCAGCGGCTGTTCCAGTTTGGCAAGAAGTGA
- a CDS encoding NADPH:quinone oxidoreductase family protein, with translation MRAVRVTRLDGPDAVELAEVDEPAKEGVVVDVHAAGVAFPDALLTRGLYQYRPEPPFVLGAEIAGVVRSAPDDAHVRPGDRVIGLTMLTGGMAEVAVVSPDRVFQLPDNVTFEAGAGVLFNDLTMYFALNVRGRLQAGETVLVHGAAGGIGTSTLRLAPALGASRTIAVVSTQEKADIATAAGATDVVLTEGFKDAVKELTSGRGVDVVVDPVGGDRVTDSLRSLAPAGRLLVIGFTAGEIPTVKVNRLLLNNLDVVGVGWGAWAATHPSALAEQWAALERLLRCGRLAPPEPVVYPLDQAAAAIASLENRTAKGKVVLRVRD, from the coding sequence ATGCGCGCGGTACGAGTGACTCGGCTAGATGGTCCGGACGCGGTCGAGCTGGCGGAGGTCGACGAACCCGCCAAGGAGGGCGTGGTCGTCGACGTGCACGCCGCCGGCGTCGCATTCCCCGATGCGCTACTCACCCGCGGCCTTTATCAATACCGACCGGAGCCGCCGTTCGTGCTCGGAGCCGAGATCGCCGGGGTGGTGCGATCGGCTCCGGATGACGCGCACGTCCGGCCCGGGGACAGAGTGATCGGCCTGACGATGCTCACCGGCGGGATGGCCGAGGTTGCGGTGGTGTCGCCCGACCGAGTGTTCCAGCTGCCGGACAACGTGACCTTCGAGGCCGGCGCCGGCGTGCTGTTCAACGACCTGACCATGTACTTCGCGCTGAATGTCCGTGGCCGACTGCAGGCGGGCGAAACGGTGCTGGTGCACGGGGCAGCGGGCGGAATCGGAACGTCGACCCTGCGGCTCGCGCCGGCGCTTGGGGCATCCCGCACCATCGCGGTGGTCAGCACGCAGGAGAAGGCCGACATCGCGACGGCGGCCGGCGCGACCGATGTGGTGTTGACCGAGGGGTTCAAGGACGCGGTGAAAGAGCTGACGAGCGGCCGCGGTGTCGACGTCGTCGTCGACCCGGTCGGCGGCGACCGCGTCACCGATTCGCTGCGCTCGCTTGCTCCGGCGGGACGGCTGCTGGTGATCGGCTTCACCGCCGGTGAAATTCCCACCGTGAAGGTCAACCGGCTGCTGCTCAACAACCTCGACGTGGTCGGCGTCGGCTGGGGCGCGTGGGCCGCAACACACCCCAGCGCGTTGGCCGAGCAATGGGCTGCACTCGAGCGGCTGCTGCGCTGCGGTCGGCTGGCCCCTCCCGAGCCGGTGGTCTACCCGCTGGATCAGGCCGCGGCCGCCATTGCATCCCTGGAGAACCGCACCGCAAAAGGAAAAGTCGTACTACGCGTCCGCGACTAA